One part of the Nostoc sp. PCC 7120 = FACHB-418 genome encodes these proteins:
- a CDS encoding pre-peptidase C-terminal domain-containing protein has product MTSLVNFNAIAGAFDSQDNLVASAIVKSLEDGTSLLTFVFSVDGEVPAEGLIVTVNSDIAFRDNFSNLGLEPFSPGGEFVGAVFNADGEATGFKFKLTQANALINLAVKDNGAGTQTATFTLEAGDDYSIGDSSSEVTFYASLEEVPTPSVTPEISLSVENATISEAEGNTTTLRFTLSEPPPAGGVLVYVKSNTQTGGEGDPAGRDISEFDVYNAQVEGGVFPAPNFAANGFYFKITEQTASITLSAFADDAVEGIEELTFNLQSAPGYTINETASGATITVVDDATSQIQVSLTTSPQLLIESESTISLHTFNLSATPPAAGVTVSVNAPNLNEFNLDAIQVEGGEIVAVRSDGFDLKITAKSATIQLPIQADGVAESDEQVVFSLSPGAGYQVNQAANSGNFTIVDVPELAPPLSEVSEPNDTIDTAFDTRLSADAPFFTINSTLDFDFDNSYVTDNGLVYVDASEDVDFYKVELKAGDTIKIDTDSNQFADGRKVDTWLRLFDVSGTELASNDDGAAPNEVFDSGFQSYIEFTAPSDGVYYVGVTLYNNSEYDPNKPASGNGYSSTDPDEYGTGEYTLNISLNNPTGFVAGATEIPPGNGAGPTIFLQTIAGTYNNDFENRDFQILAPALVETSGEDAGSALNIVLVAGGEVPEEGIDVFITSDIVLTDYFGGLEEDYSVPYGGNLNGKPFSRGGEFLDAVYNEAGEAIGFRFRLTESFATITLNPTNREEAETDGAETATFTIVESLGYQVNPAASSSTVTFYDTLEQVPAPSVTPEVSLAFSTTELIESEETSFTITISLSEPPPAEGVQVYISGNAQDALNEFSIFQAQFTGGVPIADGAVSGFYFKLLAQTATITLPVFNSTDIVEGIEEFNFEVKPGVGYTVNPEQSSAVITIKDTPESEIQVSLSTEPQVLIETEGTVAKLNFSLSATPPVAGVIVTVSVTDIAENFVTDSLVVEGGELLGFSAADNTFTLKITEKTASLSVAIANDNIAEGVETATVTLLAGDGYQINPLANSGTLTLVDSPELAPSSLEESNDTLATAIATGLTTTNTTVTFDSEIAEYTVGEGEERIQVDGTEDVDLYKVNLKVGEKLSINVDAAEIDSKLLYAQLRVFDAEGNELAKTDFDDFQAAPDEVFSAFNDPYLEFTAETTGTYYVGISQIGNDYYDPNVVGSGSGWLFADFGIENGEYTVSFNLTPEQPTNPVGTSGDDTLIGTDEEESLFGNGGNDILYARGGDDKLFGGAGDDLLDGGEGNDALFGGAGTDTLLGGAGNDYLTGGTGDNLLDGGDGNDLLYGNGGQDTLLGGAGDDIIYSGSGDDLINGGLGNDIIFLNGGQDTIVVAQGAGIDTINNFQVSLGQKVGLSGGITFEQLTFSQSGLDTLIQVGDEALAVLKFVQSSSLSSAAFTVV; this is encoded by the coding sequence ATGACAAGTTTAGTAAACTTCAATGCGATCGCTGGTGCTTTTGACTCTCAAGATAATTTAGTCGCATCAGCAATTGTCAAATCCCTAGAAGATGGTACTTCTCTGCTAACTTTTGTGTTTAGTGTTGATGGCGAAGTTCCCGCAGAAGGATTAATTGTCACGGTGAATAGTGATATTGCTTTCCGTGATAACTTCAGCAATCTGGGACTTGAACCATTTTCTCCTGGCGGTGAATTTGTTGGTGCAGTATTCAACGCAGATGGGGAAGCTACTGGATTTAAATTTAAACTGACTCAAGCAAATGCGTTAATCAATCTTGCTGTTAAAGATAACGGTGCTGGGACGCAAACAGCAACTTTCACTCTGGAAGCAGGCGATGACTACAGCATCGGTGATAGTTCCTCAGAAGTCACCTTCTACGCCAGCCTTGAGGAAGTACCTACCCCTAGTGTGACACCGGAAATCAGCCTGAGTGTGGAAAATGCCACTATTAGCGAAGCTGAAGGTAATACTACTACACTGAGATTTACCCTCAGTGAACCACCACCAGCCGGAGGTGTACTCGTTTATGTTAAGAGTAATACTCAAACTGGTGGCGAAGGCGACCCCGCAGGACGGGATATATCGGAATTCGATGTTTACAATGCTCAAGTTGAGGGGGGAGTTTTCCCTGCACCTAATTTTGCTGCCAACGGTTTTTACTTTAAAATCACTGAGCAAACCGCTAGTATTACTCTGTCAGCCTTTGCTGATGATGCCGTTGAAGGTATTGAAGAATTGACTTTCAATTTGCAATCAGCCCCAGGTTATACGATTAATGAAACTGCATCAGGAGCTACTATCACAGTTGTAGATGATGCAACCTCCCAAATTCAAGTCAGTCTCACCACTTCTCCACAATTGCTGATTGAGTCGGAAAGCACTATATCACTACATACTTTCAATCTCAGTGCTACGCCACCAGCCGCAGGTGTGACTGTATCGGTAAATGCTCCCAACCTGAACGAGTTTAACCTTGATGCTATCCAAGTTGAGGGAGGGGAAATTGTCGCTGTCCGCAGTGATGGATTTGACTTAAAAATTACTGCTAAGTCGGCAACAATTCAGCTACCTATACAGGCGGATGGTGTGGCTGAATCTGATGAACAGGTAGTGTTTAGCCTGTCACCAGGTGCAGGATATCAGGTGAATCAGGCTGCGAATTCTGGTAATTTTACGATTGTTGATGTACCTGAATTAGCACCACCTTTGAGTGAAGTTAGCGAACCCAACGACACAATTGACACAGCTTTTGATACAAGGTTGAGTGCAGATGCGCCTTTCTTTACTATTAACAGCACCCTGGATTTTGATTTTGATAATAGCTACGTCACTGACAACGGTTTAGTTTATGTAGATGCTTCCGAAGATGTAGACTTCTACAAAGTTGAACTGAAAGCTGGTGACACTATCAAAATTGATACTGACTCCAATCAATTTGCAGATGGGAGAAAGGTAGATACTTGGTTGCGTCTGTTCGATGTCAGTGGTACAGAATTAGCATCAAATGATGATGGTGCAGCCCCAAATGAAGTTTTTGACTCTGGTTTCCAGTCCTACATTGAATTTACTGCGCCTAGTGACGGTGTTTACTATGTGGGCGTGACTCTGTATAACAACAGTGAGTATGACCCCAACAAACCTGCTAGTGGTAATGGTTATAGCAGCACCGACCCGGATGAGTATGGTACTGGTGAGTATACCCTCAACATCAGTCTCAACAACCCCACTGGCTTTGTAGCTGGAGCGACGGAAATTCCCCCTGGTAATGGCGCAGGCCCTACCATCTTTCTACAAACGATCGCCGGAACTTACAATAATGATTTCGAGAACCGCGATTTTCAAATTTTAGCCCCGGCTTTGGTGGAAACATCTGGGGAAGATGCGGGTTCTGCACTGAATATTGTCTTGGTTGCTGGTGGTGAAGTTCCCGAAGAGGGGATTGATGTTTTTATTACCAGTGATATTGTTCTGACAGATTACTTTGGTGGTTTGGAGGAAGATTATTCAGTCCCTTATGGGGGGAATCTCAACGGTAAACCCTTTAGTCGTGGTGGGGAATTTCTGGATGCTGTTTACAACGAAGCTGGTGAGGCTATTGGCTTTAGGTTCAGGCTGACGGAATCTTTTGCTACGATTACCCTCAATCCCACAAATCGAGAGGAAGCGGAAACTGACGGGGCAGAAACGGCTACATTTACTATTGTGGAAAGCCTTGGCTACCAAGTCAATCCGGCTGCTAGCAGTTCTACTGTCACCTTCTACGATACCCTAGAGCAAGTTCCTGCTCCCTCGGTGACTCCAGAAGTCAGTTTGGCATTTAGCACCACAGAATTAATTGAGTCTGAGGAAACTTCTTTCACAATCACCATTTCTCTGAGTGAACCACCTCCAGCAGAAGGTGTACAAGTTTACATCAGTGGCAATGCTCAGGATGCCTTGAATGAGTTTAGCATCTTCCAAGCACAGTTTACTGGTGGTGTACCGATCGCCGATGGTGCAGTTAGTGGCTTCTATTTTAAGTTGTTGGCTCAAACTGCAACTATTACCTTACCTGTATTTAACAGTACCGACATTGTTGAAGGGATTGAGGAATTTAATTTTGAGGTCAAGCCTGGAGTCGGTTACACTGTCAATCCAGAACAGAGTTCGGCTGTCATCACAATTAAAGATACTCCTGAGTCGGAAATTCAGGTTAGTCTCAGCACTGAACCACAGGTGTTGATTGAGACAGAAGGAACGGTAGCCAAGTTGAATTTTAGCTTGAGTGCTACCCCACCAGTTGCAGGGGTGATTGTCACCGTCAGCGTGACTGATATTGCTGAAAACTTTGTCACAGATAGCTTGGTGGTAGAGGGAGGGGAATTACTGGGATTTTCAGCCGCAGATAATACCTTCACTCTGAAGATTACCGAAAAGACTGCGAGTTTAAGTGTAGCGATCGCCAACGATAATATCGCTGAAGGTGTCGAAACGGCTACTGTAACTCTCTTAGCTGGTGATGGTTATCAAATTAACCCCCTAGCTAATAGCGGTACATTGACACTAGTGGATTCACCAGAACTAGCTCCTAGTTCCTTAGAAGAATCTAATGATACTCTAGCAACTGCGATCGCAACTGGGTTGACTACAACTAACACCACAGTCACCTTTGATAGCGAAATCGCTGAATATACCGTCGGGGAAGGTGAGGAACGTATTCAGGTTGACGGAACTGAGGATGTAGACCTATACAAAGTCAATCTCAAGGTAGGGGAGAAGCTGTCAATTAACGTTGATGCGGCGGAAATTGATTCTAAGTTACTGTATGCACAGTTGCGAGTCTTTGATGCAGAAGGTAATGAACTGGCGAAGACCGATTTTGATGACTTTCAAGCCGCACCGGATGAGGTGTTCTCAGCCTTTAATGACCCTTACTTAGAGTTCACCGCTGAAACAACTGGTACTTACTATGTTGGCATCAGTCAGATTGGTAATGACTATTATGATCCGAATGTGGTTGGTAGTGGTTCTGGTTGGCTATTCGCTGATTTCGGAATTGAAAATGGTGAGTACACAGTTAGTTTTAATCTGACTCCAGAACAACCCACTAACCCCGTTGGGACTTCAGGTGATGATACCCTGATTGGGACTGACGAGGAAGAGAGCCTGTTTGGTAATGGTGGTAATGACATACTCTATGCTAGAGGCGGTGATGACAAGCTATTTGGCGGTGCTGGTGACGACCTCTTAGATGGTGGCGAGGGTAATGACGCGTTGTTTGGTGGTGCTGGTACAGATACCTTGCTTGGTGGTGCTGGTAATGATTACTTAACTGGTGGTACTGGCGACAATCTATTAGATGGGGGTGACGGTAATGATCTCCTCTATGGTAATGGTGGTCAAGATACTTTACTGGGCGGTGCTGGTGATGACATTATCTACAGTGGCTCTGGTGATGACTTGATTAATGGTGGTCTTGGTAATGACATCATCTTCTTGAATGGTGGTCAAGATACTATAGTTGTGGCTCAAGGTGCGGGTATTGACACTATCAACAATTTCCAAGTCAGTTTGGGTCAAAAGGTTGGTTTGAGTGGTGGTATCACTTTTGAGCAACTAACTTTCAGTCAAAGTGGTTTGGATACGCTGATTCAGGTCGGTGATGAGGCTCTGGCTGTGTTGAAGTTTGTTCAATCTAGTAGTCTGAGTTCTGCGGCGTTTACTGTTGTTTAA